From a region of the Helicobacter hepaticus ATCC 51449 genome:
- a CDS encoding aldo/keto reductase: MQNTISHSRRDFLKTSAMLSLAGVSAAFIPNLLQGAQNLAKNNKTQVILNEFFTLNNGNKIPKLGLGTWRIDDNVVEAAVREAFKVGYRHIDTAQAYGNERGVGEAVRKSKIKREELFITSKIRAEYKDYKSASASIDTSLKTMKLDFIDLMLIHSPQPWNSFRKGDYFKENVEVYNALEDAQKAGKVRSIGVSNFLQKDLENILKNCKTKPAANQILCHIGNTPFTLLDYCKKQNILAEAYSPIAHGELLKDPRVIELAKKYNVSPAQICIRYTLELGLVSLPKSKTPKYIAENAQVDFTFSKADLQTLKKLTFKDYGEHSYFPVFGGK; this comes from the coding sequence ATGCAAAATACAATTTCTCACTCTCGGCGAGATTTTCTGAAAACTTCCGCAATGCTAAGCTTAGCAGGTGTAAGTGCGGCATTCATACCAAATCTTTTACAAGGAGCGCAAAATTTGGCTAAAAACAATAAAACTCAAGTGATTTTAAATGAATTTTTCACGCTCAATAATGGCAATAAGATTCCAAAACTTGGGCTTGGGACTTGGCGTATTGATGATAATGTGGTAGAAGCGGCGGTGCGAGAGGCTTTTAAGGTGGGTTATCGCCACATTGACACTGCACAAGCCTATGGCAATGAAAGAGGTGTGGGCGAGGCGGTGAGAAAAAGCAAAATCAAGCGAGAGGAACTTTTTATCACAAGCAAGATTCGTGCAGAATATAAAGATTATAAAAGCGCGAGTGCTTCCATAGATACTTCTTTAAAAACGATGAAGCTAGATTTCATTGATTTAATGCTTATCCACAGCCCACAGCCTTGGAATAGTTTTAGAAAGGGCGATTATTTTAAAGAAAATGTAGAAGTCTATAACGCACTAGAGGACGCGCAAAAGGCGGGTAAGGTGCGTTCTATTGGTGTAAGTAACTTTTTGCAAAAAGACTTAGAAAATATCCTCAAAAACTGCAAAACTAAACCCGCAGCAAATCAGATTCTATGCCATATTGGCAACACGCCTTTTACATTGTTGGATTATTGCAAAAAGCAAAATATCCTCGCAGAAGCATATTCGCCTATTGCGCACGGAGAGCTTTTGAAAGACCCTCGCGTGATAGAGTTAGCAAAAAAATACAATGTCAGCCCTGCGCAAATTTGTATCCGCTATACTTTAGAGTTAGGACTTGTTTCTTTGCCAAAGAGCAAAACTCCCAAATATATAGCAGAGAATGCGCAGGTGGATTTCACATTCTCAAAGGCGGATTTACAAACGCTTAAAAAGCTTACCTTTAAGGATTATGGTGAGCATTCATATTTTCCTGTGTTTGGTGGGAAGTGA
- a CDS encoding NAD(P)H-dependent oxidoreductase yields MKKILLLNGGKVFGGSGGRLSQTLHDVAKQTLENLGFEILQTHIDKGYEEQVEVQKWLQSDAIIYQMPGWWMGEPWIVKKYIDEIGIAGAGKFFTSDGRHSNNPTQGYGTGGLLKDKKYMFSLTWNAPIEAFTEKNGFFEGVGVDGVYLHLHKAHEFMGMQALPSFICNDVVKNPQVEQYIKDYEAHLKKVFGK; encoded by the coding sequence ATGAAAAAAATTTTACTTTTAAATGGTGGCAAAGTCTTTGGAGGCTCTGGTGGGAGGCTTAGCCAAACTTTGCACGATGTCGCAAAGCAGACTTTAGAGAATCTTGGCTTTGAGATTTTGCAAACGCATATTGATAAGGGTTATGAGGAGCAAGTAGAGGTGCAAAAATGGCTTCAAAGTGATGCAATCATCTATCAAATGCCCGGTTGGTGGATGGGTGAGCCGTGGATTGTGAAAAAATATATTGATGAGATAGGTATTGCTGGGGCTGGGAAGTTTTTTACAAGTGATGGGCGGCATAGTAATAATCCAACTCAAGGCTATGGCACAGGCGGACTTTTGAAAGACAAAAAATATATGTTTTCTCTCACTTGGAATGCTCCGATTGAGGCTTTCACAGAAAAAAATGGATTTTTTGAGGGCGTTGGCGTAGATGGCGTGTATTTGCATTTACACAAAGCACACGAGTTTATGGGAATGCAGGCTTTGCCGAGCTTTATCTGTAATGATGTCGTCAAAAATCCGCAAGTGGAACAATATATTAAAGACTATGAGGCGCATTTGAAAAAGGTTTTTGGCAAATAG
- a CDS encoding pyridoxamine 5'-phosphate oxidase family protein: protein MRRKDFDCKDSKLIAEFLNQIEFGTLVIPDSIPYAVPLSFCYEDSKIYLHGAKAGRKYALLKQNPKVAFSAAKPYAYIPSYFLHHTMIPTQFFFSIFLEGQFCVVEDLVEKKHILTRLVQKYEPNNQTMDMEKGQFIGQEKGVFVGKILVESLTAKAKFGQNLKQEDWEEIVQDLSNRGDRLDTQTIEQMKKFSPQRLINP, encoded by the coding sequence ATGCGACGCAAAGATTTTGATTGTAAAGATTCTAAGTTGATTGCGGAATTTTTAAACCAAATAGAGTTTGGCACACTCGTAATACCTGATAGTATCCCTTATGCTGTGCCACTTAGCTTTTGCTATGAGGATTCTAAAATTTATCTGCACGGAGCAAAGGCTGGACGCAAATACGCACTTTTAAAGCAAAATCCCAAAGTTGCCTTTAGTGCAGCAAAGCCTTATGCTTATATCCCCTCATACTTTTTACATCACACGATGATTCCCACGCAATTTTTCTTTTCTATCTTTTTAGAAGGACAATTTTGCGTGGTAGAAGACTTGGTAGAGAAAAAGCATATTTTAACGCGCCTTGTTCAAAAATATGAGCCAAATAATCAAACAATGGATATGGAGAAAGGGCAATTTATCGGTCAAGAAAAAGGTGTATTTGTAGGAAAAATCCTTGTGGAATCTTTAACTGCAAAAGCGAAATTTGGACAGAATCTTAAGCAAGAGGATTGGGAGGAAATTGTGCAGGATTTAAGCAATCGTGGAGATAGACTAGATACACAAACGATAGAGCAAATGAAGAAATTTTCACCTCAAAGGCTTATTAATCCCTAA
- a CDS encoding SDR family oxidoreductase — MTNRRDFLKNLAQLAGAVAFTAYVSYPLFAQNVKSQSTQGKDERLKVLIIGANGSVARVATTMFLQNTNVDLKLYLRNSKRLSHLKSARVEVVEGNALDENALKKAMSDVNVVYANLYGTDTPQMARVIIDSMQQVGLKRLVWITSFGVYNGQYQEIPESELRCIANYIAPHREEVKIIESSPLDYTIIRAQWFSNADEIDYELTQKGEAFKNPSGKISRKSIADLIVKLCTTKDFGIRQSLGINKPLR; from the coding sequence ATGACAAATCGTAGAGACTTTTTAAAGAATCTAGCACAACTTGCAGGAGCAGTGGCATTCACGGCTTATGTGTCTTATCCACTTTTCGCACAAAATGTGAAATCCCAAAGCACACAAGGCAAAGATGAAAGGCTCAAAGTGCTGATTATCGGTGCGAATGGGAGTGTCGCAAGGGTAGCTACTACGATGTTTTTACAAAATACCAATGTAGATTTGAAACTTTATTTACGAAACTCAAAGCGACTTTCCCACCTCAAAAGTGCGCGTGTGGAAGTAGTGGAGGGTAATGCACTTGATGAAAATGCGCTCAAAAAGGCAATGAGTGATGTCAATGTCGTCTATGCGAATCTTTATGGCACAGACACGCCGCAAATGGCAAGAGTAATTATAGATTCTATGCAGCAAGTGGGGCTTAAAAGGCTTGTGTGGATAACTTCCTTTGGCGTGTATAATGGGCAATACCAAGAGATTCCAGAGAGTGAGCTAAGGTGCATTGCAAACTATATCGCGCCGCACAGAGAGGAAGTAAAGATTATAGAATCTTCCCCGCTTGATTACACGATTATCCGAGCGCAGTGGTTTAGCAACGCTGATGAGATAGACTATGAGCTGACGCAAAAGGGCGAAGCCTTTAAAAATCCAAGTGGGAAAATCTCTCGCAAAAGCATTGCGGATTTAATTGTCAAACTCTGCACGACAAAGGATTTTGGCATCAGGCAAAGCTTAGGGATTAATAAGCCTTTGAGGTGA